One window from the genome of Anaerococcus sp. Marseille-Q7828 encodes:
- the infA gene encoding translation initiation factor IF-1 codes for MSKKDAIEVTGVVTEALPNAIFKVELDNGHEIQAHISGKLRMNSIRILEGDKVTVELSPYDLSQGRITWRRK; via the coding sequence ATGTCAAAAAAAGATGCTATAGAAGTTACAGGAGTTGTCACAGAAGCTCTACCAAATGCAATATTTAAAGTAGAACTAGACAATGGACACGAAATACAAGCCCACATATCAGGCAAACTCCGCATGAACAGCATAAGAATACTAGAAGGAGATAAAGTAACAGTAGAACTATCTCCATACGACTTAAGCCAAGGACGCATTACTTGGAGACGTAAATAG
- the rpmJ gene encoding 50S ribosomal protein L36, with protein MKVRASVKKMCDKCKIIKRNGKVMIICENPKHKQRQG; from the coding sequence ATGAAAGTTAGAGCATCAGTTAAAAAAATGTGTGATAAATGCAAAATTATCAAAAGAAACGGCAAAGTTATGATAATTTGCGAAAATCCAAAACACAAACAAAGACAAGGTTAG
- the rpsM gene encoding 30S ribosomal protein S13, translating into MPRLAGIDLPREKRAEIGLTYIYGIGRATANEILKNTGINPDTKMKDLTEEELGKIREQLNHYTIEGDLRRETSMNIRALREVGSYRGLRHKAGLPVRGQNTKNNARTRKNRKG; encoded by the coding sequence ATGCCTAGATTAGCTGGTATAGACTTACCAAGAGAAAAAAGAGCAGAAATTGGCCTTACCTATATCTATGGTATAGGACGTGCAACTGCAAACGAAATACTAAAAAACACAGGAATCAACCCTGATACTAAAATGAAAGATCTTACTGAAGAAGAATTAGGTAAAATCCGTGAACAACTAAACCACTACACAATCGAAGGTGACCTACGTCGTGAGACATCAATGAACATAAGAGCATTACGTGAAGTTGGTTCATACAGAGGATTAAGACACAAAGCAGGTCTTCCAGTAAGAGGACAAAACACAAAAAACAACGCTAGAACAAGAAAAAACAGAAAGGGTTAA
- the rpsK gene encoding 30S ribosomal protein S11, producing the protein MATKAKTSRKRRVKKHVERGQAHINSTFNNTMVTLTDMQGNALSWASAGQLGFRGSRKSTPFAAQEAAEVAAKKAIDQGLKTVEVYVKGPGSGRESAIRSLQAAGLEVTMIKDVTPIPHNGCRPPKRRRV; encoded by the coding sequence ATGGCAACTAAAGCAAAAACATCTCGTAAAAGAAGAGTTAAAAAACACGTTGAACGTGGCCAAGCTCACATTAACTCAACATTTAACAACACAATGGTAACACTAACAGATATGCAAGGTAATGCATTATCTTGGGCTTCAGCTGGACAATTAGGATTTAGAGGAAGCAGAAAATCTACACCATTTGCTGCACAAGAAGCTGCAGAAGTAGCTGCAAAAAAAGCAATTGATCAAGGATTAAAAACTGTTGAAGTGTACGTTAAAGGACCAGGTTCTGGACGTGAATCAGCAATCAGAAGCTTACAAGCAGCTGGCCTTGAAGTTACAATGATCAAAGACGTAACTCCAATCCCACACAATGGATGTAGACCACCAAAAAGAAGAAGAGTTTAA
- the rpsD gene encoding 30S ribosomal protein S4 produces MAVSKDPVYKRARALGISPAYLGYTGESKRQLPQRRGKLSDYGMQQREKQKAKFIYGVSEKQFRGYYDKATKIKGQTGEQLIILCERRLDNIAFRSGLARTRREARQIVTHGHLLVNGKQVDIPSYLVEVGDVIEVREKSRSNTLFKTIKEVNATFGVVDWMTSDLENLKVTINRFPEREDIDIPVEERMIVEFYSK; encoded by the coding sequence ATGGCAGTATCAAAAGATCCAGTATATAAAAGAGCAAGAGCTTTAGGAATTTCTCCAGCATACTTAGGTTATACAGGCGAGTCAAAAAGACAATTACCACAAAGACGTGGCAAACTTTCTGATTACGGTATGCAACAAAGAGAAAAACAAAAAGCTAAATTTATCTATGGTGTATCTGAAAAACAATTTAGAGGATATTACGATAAAGCTACAAAAATCAAAGGACAAACAGGTGAACAACTAATAATCCTTTGCGAAAGAAGATTAGATAATATAGCATTTAGATCAGGACTTGCAAGAACAAGACGTGAAGCAAGACAAATCGTAACACACGGCCACTTACTAGTAAATGGCAAACAAGTAGACATCCCATCATACTTAGTAGAAGTAGGCGATGTAATAGAAGTTCGTGAAAAATCTAGAAGCAATACTTTATTTAAAACAATCAAAGAAGTAAATGCTACATTTGGTGTAGTTGATTGGATGACTTCTGACTTAGAAAACTTAAAAGTTACAATCAATAGATTCCCAGAAAGAGAAGATATTGATATTCCAGTTGAAGAACGTATGATCGTAGAGTTCTACTCTAAATAA
- a CDS encoding DNA-directed RNA polymerase subunit alpha has protein sequence MIEKLDTKIEILDINEEDNYGKFALYPLERGYGTTIGNSMRRVLLSSLPGSSVSKILIEGVLHEFSVIDGVVEDVPEIILNIKGLDVKKHSDEDVTLFLEIEGPKIVTAKDISKDASIEIANPDHYIATVNDKARLFISLEVTNGKGYRVSEFNKSESDPIGTIAIDSSFTPVEKVNYYVENTRVGEITDYDKLIIEVWTNGTITPQEALAEGAGILIDDFNYFKELPNASFVEEDQSEEVEEEITEEEVSDSNLNKTIEELDLSLRSFNCLKRAGFDTVGDIVDKSEAELKTIKNFGKKSLEEVKNKVHDMGLTLKDE, from the coding sequence ATGATCGAAAAATTAGATACAAAAATAGAAATTCTGGATATAAACGAAGAAGATAACTACGGAAAATTTGCTTTATATCCACTTGAACGAGGCTATGGTACAACCATTGGAAACAGTATGAGAAGGGTGTTATTATCATCCTTACCTGGTTCTAGCGTCTCTAAAATACTCATAGAAGGCGTACTTCATGAATTTTCAGTTATCGATGGAGTAGTAGAAGACGTTCCTGAAATAATATTAAATATCAAGGGTCTTGATGTAAAAAAACATTCTGATGAAGATGTAACATTATTTTTAGAAATCGAAGGACCAAAGATTGTAACAGCTAAAGATATCAGCAAAGATGCTTCAATTGAAATCGCAAACCCAGACCATTATATAGCAACAGTAAATGACAAAGCTAGACTATTCATTTCACTAGAAGTTACAAACGGTAAGGGATATAGAGTATCAGAATTTAACAAATCTGAATCAGATCCAATTGGAACAATTGCAATCGACTCTTCATTTACACCAGTAGAAAAAGTAAACTATTATGTAGAAAATACCAGAGTTGGAGAAATCACAGACTATGACAAACTTATAATCGAAGTTTGGACCAATGGAACAATCACTCCACAAGAAGCCCTTGCAGAAGGAGCAGGTATCCTAATAGATGACTTTAACTACTTTAAAGAATTACCAAACGCTTCTTTTGTAGAAGAAGACCAAAGTGAAGAAGTAGAAGAAGAAATCACTGAAGAAGAAGTGAGCGATAGCAACCTAAATAAAACTATAGAAGAATTAGACCTATCCTTACGTTCATTTAACTGCCTCAAAAGAGCAGGCTTTGATACAGTAGGTGACATAGTTGATAAATCTGAAGCAGAATTAAAAACTATCAAAAACTTTGGTAAAAAATCTTTAGAAGAAGTAAAAAATAAGGTTCATGACATGGGCCTTACACTAAAAGATGAATAG
- the rplQ gene encoding 50S ribosomal protein L17 produces MANKRKLGRRSDHRNAMLRNQVTSLFDNGRIETTVTRAKETQKVAEKMITLGKTNTLHTRRQAASYIYKPSTVQKLFDEIAPEYAERNGGYTRVLKLGPRRGDGSEMAILELV; encoded by the coding sequence ATGGCAAATAAAAGAAAACTTGGCAGAAGAAGTGACCACAGAAACGCAATGCTAAGAAATCAAGTGACATCATTATTTGATAATGGTAGAATTGAAACAACAGTTACACGTGCAAAAGAAACACAAAAAGTAGCTGAAAAAATGATCACACTTGGCAAAACAAACACTCTTCACACCAGACGTCAAGCAGCAAGCTATATATATAAACCATCAACAGTACAAAAACTATTTGATGAAATCGCACCAGAATATGCCGAAAGAAATGGTGGATATACAAGAGTACTTAAACTAGGACCAAGAAGAGGTGACGGCTCTGAAATGGCTATTTTAGAGTTAGTTTAA